The genome window GCCGCGTGCGCCGCTTTCGAATTCGAGAATGGCGACTGCGATGTCCTCGACTTCGATATCAACGTGCGCGAGGCATGCGGTGTTGGCCTGCACGGATTTTACGGGGCCAGCGAGATAGAGGAGGGCATCAATGGTGTGGATCGATTGGTTCATCAGAGCACCACCGCCGTCGAGCGCCCATGTGCCACGCCAACCAGCGGAGTCGTAGTAGGCTTGGTCGCGATACCACTTCACATAGGCGGAGGCGTTGGTGAGTTTGCCGAAACGACCTGCATCGGCTGCCTTTTTGAAAGCGTCCATGCCAGGGTGAAAACGGCGGTTGAGCACGGCTGCGAGGGTCACGCCTTTGGCTTTGGCGGCGGCTATCATTTGATCAATCCGCTCGGTGGTGACTTCGAGTGGCTTTTCGATGATGACGTGCTTGCCTGCTTCGATAGCGGCCATGGCCGGATCAAAGTGAGCGCCCGAGGGCGTGCCGATGGTGACGACTTCGATCTCAGGGTCGGCCAGCATCGCATCGACGGAGTCGTAGGCTTTGGTGCTATATTGCACGGCAAATGCGGTGGCGCGCTCGGAGGCACGGTCGGCAACGCCGCCGAGTGTGCCGCCTTGCATGGCGGCGATTGCTTGAGCGTGAAAACCGCCGATCATGCCGGCTCCGATAATTCCAAATTTCATAGGGTTAACTGTGTGCGTTTTGATTTTTGATAAAGCCTCTGATGCCAAGTGCTGCGAGTAGGATGAGTCCGCCGATGCCGATCATGCCTGGTGTGCCCTTATTGCAGAGCGCCCAGACTGAGGCGAAGGTGGCGACCCCTGCGGAGATGATCATGAGTGTGTTGATGAGTCCGCGATGCTTCGGTAATTCATCACCTAATGCGGATCTAGAGTTCATGAGTAAAAGGAATCCAAGATAAGCGATTGGCAGGAGTGTAGTCGCGATGACGGACGCTGGGATCGCCATGGCAGCTTTTGCACCACCACTCCAGAGGTAGGGAGAGAAGAGTCCGGCGATGGCTGGCATCGCTGCTCCGAGTATGAAGTATTTTGCGCTGCCGACTTTATTGAAGGCTTCGCTGATGGCGTAGCCGTTCATCATCATGTGGACGAGTAGCGTCGAGATCGCCATGGCCAGCACGCCGACGCCGAAAATCGTCTGTGCGTGTTTGCCAAGGAAGGGCTCTAGGGATTGCGCTAGATTGACGGAGTCGCGATTCGAGAGCATGGCGGCGAGTTGCTTCTCCGCGATTGGGGCGCCGGCACGCACGTCGCCTTTCGCTTCATCATCTAACGCTGCAAATCCCTCGTTATGATACGCGAGGCCTTTATCTAGCACTTTGTAGTAGGCGCGTTCCATCTGAGGGAAAGGGGTGCCGTCCTCGGAAAGGACGTCTGCATACTTAGCGTGAAACGAGGCTGCAGAAGCGATGACGAGTGCGGACGCTCCTAAGATGAACGGCACAAAAAGTCCGAGGACGAGATCGAAACGAGAGAGTTCGCGGTGTGGTTTGCCCCAACCCTTTTTCTTGAGGCTGTAGGGGAGTAGGAATGTCATGTTAATGCCTACGGCTGTGCCAAAAGCGGCAATGATTTTACCCCTTTGCTCAGAGGTGACATACTCGGTCCAGTAGGCTGCGCTTTCGCCGGTTGAAGCGATGGCGGTTGCAATTTGATCGGTCGGTCTGAAGAGCGCTGAAAAGTCTGGAATGAGGCCGGAAAACAGGCTGCCCCACGACACGGCACCATTTTTAATAAGGGTGACTACCACGCCCATGAAGGCGATGACGATGATCGCCACGAGGCCTTTGAGTATATTGTCGATCAGGCGTGAGGCGCGTTCGTTCTTCTGCGAGAGGGCAATCAGGGAGAGTGCCATCACAAACAGTGATCCAGTGATTACATAGGGCCCTGGGGTGAACCCCAGATTGTCTTCGATGGCACCGCGACCAAGCGAGAACTGGGCGGCACAAAAAACGGTGTCGGCAATCACGGTGGCAATCAGCCAGCCCCAGGCGAGTGTTGAGGAAACCTTTTTTTGCATCACTCGGAACGGGCGTTCTTCGCATGAGAGCGTGACGTAAGAAATGGCTCCTAGCATAACGATGCCGCAGAGCATTGCCAAAGGTTGTAGCCAAAGGAACTCGTAGCCACCGATGATGCCGAGGTAGAGTGCGCCGACGAGAGAGCCACCACCTAGGGTGACCGCAGCTTGCACCCAGCCCGGGCCAGTCATATTTCCGTAACCAGCTAGCTTACCTAGGAAGCCGCGCTGGCGGATGGATTCGATTTGTTTAATAGTGTCGCTCATATTGTGAGGTTATGGGGAAAGGCTCTATCGAGGGGTGAGTTCGCTGCGTGTTAAAGTTTTGGAATACAAGGTCTCTCCATCTTGTTGCACCAGACGGAAGGTGATTTCTGGGTCACTGGGAGCTGGATCTACAGTGAATTCCCCAAAGGCATACACGCCATCAAAACCAAACAGTTGTGTGTCCCAGTTCGATTGCGTTGCTGGCGGGCCGCATCGTTCGCCGAGGCTGGCGGCTTCAAACTCATAAAACTGGAATCCGGACTCGCGTGGAATTGTAAAGCCTCGTGCGCCATGTCGATCGCCAGAAACGAACACCACGCCGCCTATTTTGTGCTTTTCAATTAGACTGAAAATACGCTCACGCCCTTGTGGATCCCATTTGCCCCAAGAGTCTTTGCCGGCAGATACGTAGTCGCTCCACATGGATCCGCTAGAGACGATGATGAAGGGACCTTTGCAGTCGAGCAGTTGCGCTTCCAGCCACTGCATTTGTTGTTCGCCTAAGAATGAGCCTTGCTTGCCCTCTCGGAAGTATCGGTTGTCCACCATGATTACATCGCAGGCACCCACTCGGGTTCTCAGGAACAGTCCCTTTCCGTCTTCGCCTAGGCCATAGGATGGGTTATTCCAAGAGTAGCGAAATACATCCCACACGCCTTCTTTATCGGAGAGTGTGTAGCCTTTGGGGATGCCGGCTTTATCGTTGTCAAAATAGTCGTGGTCATCCCATGTCGCATACACGGGGATATTTGCAGCGAGGCGATTCCATGCGGGGGCAAAATCTCTGAGGAGGTAATCCGTTCGATGGAGACCGAAGTGGTTATTTCTGTCTTGAACCGCGATGTCTCCTAGGAAGAGTGCCGCATTGGGATTTCTGCTAAGC of Lentimonas sp. CC4 contains these proteins:
- a CDS encoding Gfo/Idh/MocA family oxidoreductase, with protein sequence MKFGIIGAGMIGGFHAQAIAAMQGGTLGGVADRASERATAFAVQYSTKAYDSVDAMLADPEIEVVTIGTPSGAHFDPAMAAIEAGKHVIIEKPLEVTTERIDQMIAAAKAKGVTLAAVLNRRFHPGMDAFKKAADAGRFGKLTNASAYVKWYRDQAYYDSAGWRGTWALDGGGALMNQSIHTIDALLYLAGPVKSVQANTACLAHVDIEVEDIAVAILEFESGARGIIEGSTCTWSKDGHPARVQLAGTEGSVFLADEAFEIWDFMHETEADESIRAQFMQGADAGLGANDPTAISFYQHQRNFEEVVNAIQAGREPSTGAAEARKSVELIQAIYQSAQNDGTKITLR
- a CDS encoding alkaline phosphatase D family protein, encoding MHHFILAVAAILPSTLVLSEGLHSHERTPEQLALMQRNSRLTRGSEKTSMQLLNLWQTETQTKQDLYQHAFTFFEADPHATYVDLQKSPGFSELCANDNNRLLLGGPMLGQVASDRISVWVRTVRPSQVTIQLSVDGQPKTFGPVNSSEATDLSAIVPITGLQPNTSYPYEVLVDGTPVESATQPTITTAPAIDSDDTTRIIFGSCFHRWGIGNPQQSATMLSRNPNAALFLGDIAVQDRNNHFGLHRTDYLLRDFAPAWNRLAANIPVYATWDDHDYFDNDKAGIPKGYTLSDKEGVWDVFRYSWNNPSYGLGEDGKGLFLRTRVGACDVIMVDNRYFREGKQGSFLGEQQMQWLEAQLLDCKGPFIIVSSGSMWSDYVSAGKDSWGKWDPQGRERIFSLIEKHKIGGVVFVSGDRHGARGFTIPRESGFQFYEFEAASLGERCGPPATQSNWDTQLFGFDGVYAFGEFTVDPAPSDPEITFRLVQQDGETLYSKTLTRSELTPR
- a CDS encoding divalent metal cation transporter gives rise to the protein MSDTIKQIESIRQRGFLGKLAGYGNMTGPGWVQAAVTLGGGSLVGALYLGIIGGYEFLWLQPLAMLCGIVMLGAISYVTLSCEERPFRVMQKKVSSTLAWGWLIATVIADTVFCAAQFSLGRGAIEDNLGFTPGPYVITGSLFVMALSLIALSQKNERASRLIDNILKGLVAIIVIAFMGVVVTLIKNGAVSWGSLFSGLIPDFSALFRPTDQIATAIASTGESAAYWTEYVTSEQRGKIIAAFGTAVGINMTFLLPYSLKKKGWGKPHRELSRFDLVLGLFVPFILGASALVIASAASFHAKYADVLSEDGTPFPQMERAYYKVLDKGLAYHNEGFAALDDEAKGDVRAGAPIAEKQLAAMLSNRDSVNLAQSLEPFLGKHAQTIFGVGVLAMAISTLLVHMMMNGYAISEAFNKVGSAKYFILGAAMPAIAGLFSPYLWSGGAKAAMAIPASVIATTLLPIAYLGFLLLMNSRSALGDELPKHRGLINTLMIISAGVATFASVWALCNKGTPGMIGIGGLILLAALGIRGFIKNQNAHS